One stretch of Segatella copri DNA includes these proteins:
- a CDS encoding vWA domain-containing protein, which translates to MLRFEDPIFLWLLWIIPVLILIRLIGWRRRKARLKKLGDPELLKQLMPNISKYRPTVKFVLMLAALALLIVMVARPQMGSKISHDKRHGIETIICLDISNSMLCQDVVPSRLDKSKMLIENLVDNFNNDKIGLIVFAGDAFVQLPITTDYVSAKMFLQNITPGLIQTQGTNIGEAIDLASKSFTQQENVGRAIIVITDGENHEPGAQEAAAAANKKGINVFILGIGNTKGAPIPMGDGSYLKDNAGNTVMTALNEQMCKELAQAGKGQYIHVDNTSDAERALNDDIAKLQKGDVTSVVYSAYDEQFQAVGILVILLLIIEICLLEVKNPLLRNIKFFKKDIKKPF; encoded by the coding sequence ATGTTAAGATTTGAAGATCCTATATTTCTCTGGCTGTTGTGGATAATACCAGTACTGATTCTGATCAGACTGATAGGATGGAGAAGAAGAAAGGCTAGACTGAAGAAGCTCGGTGATCCGGAACTTCTGAAACAGCTCATGCCCAACATCTCCAAATATCGCCCAACAGTTAAGTTTGTGCTGATGCTTGCAGCCTTGGCGCTTCTCATCGTGATGGTAGCTCGTCCGCAGATGGGCAGCAAGATTTCTCACGATAAGCGACATGGTATTGAAACCATCATCTGCCTCGATATTTCAAATTCCATGCTCTGTCAGGACGTGGTTCCATCCCGTTTGGACAAGAGTAAGATGCTTATCGAAAATCTGGTCGACAACTTTAACAACGACAAGATTGGACTCATCGTCTTTGCAGGCGATGCGTTCGTGCAGTTGCCAATTACCACCGATTATGTTTCGGCAAAGATGTTTCTCCAGAATATAACCCCTGGTCTTATCCAGACCCAGGGAACCAATATCGGCGAAGCCATCGATTTAGCTTCCAAGAGTTTCACCCAGCAGGAGAATGTAGGCAGAGCCATTATCGTAATTACTGATGGCGAAAACCATGAGCCTGGCGCACAGGAGGCAGCGGCTGCTGCCAACAAGAAAGGAATCAATGTCTTTATCCTGGGCATTGGTAACACCAAGGGAGCGCCAATCCCTATGGGCGACGGCTCTTATCTGAAGGACAATGCAGGCAACACCGTAATGACCGCCCTGAATGAGCAGATGTGCAAGGAACTTGCCCAGGCAGGCAAGGGTCAGTACATTCATGTAGATAATACCAGCGATGCGGAAAGAGCATTGAATGATGATATTGCCAAATTGCAGAAAGGCGATGTGACGAGTGTGGTTTACAGCGCTTATGATGAACAGTTTCAGGCTGTAGGTATTCTTGTCATCCTGTTGCTTATCATCGAAATCTGTCTGCTTGAGGTAAAGAATCCTCTGCTCAGAAACATCAAGTTTTTTAAGAAAGACATCAAGAAGCCTTTCTGA
- a CDS encoding tetratricopeptide repeat protein, whose translation MRYLRYILVFALMVLGLAKVGAQNDRNFIRQGNRAYHKQKWAAAETQYRKAISKNQKNAQAVYNLGCALMMQQKDSMAMIQFENASKLETNKIRRARSYHNMGVVMQQHQQYAQAIGCYENALRCNPQDNATRYNLALCKKLLKNQKQNKQNDKNKNNKNKNKDKNKDKQNKDQNKDQNKDKNKNDKNKNNQQNQNNQDKMSKDNAEQLLNAAIQQEKDTKRKMQKAMSQPRRKQYEKNW comes from the coding sequence ATGAGATATTTAAGATATATATTGGTTTTTGCCCTGATGGTGCTGGGCTTGGCGAAGGTGGGAGCGCAGAACGACCGCAACTTCATCCGCCAGGGAAACCGTGCCTATCATAAACAGAAGTGGGCTGCAGCTGAAACGCAATATCGCAAGGCTATCTCCAAGAACCAGAAGAATGCGCAGGCTGTCTATAATCTGGGTTGCGCCCTGATGATGCAGCAGAAGGATTCGATGGCGATGATACAGTTTGAGAATGCTTCGAAACTGGAAACGAACAAGATTCGGCGCGCCAGAAGTTACCACAACATGGGTGTGGTCATGCAGCAGCATCAGCAATATGCGCAGGCCATAGGATGTTATGAGAACGCCCTGCGCTGCAATCCGCAGGACAATGCAACCCGATATAATCTTGCCCTCTGCAAGAAACTGCTCAAAAACCAGAAGCAGAACAAGCAGAACGATAAGAACAAGAACAACAAGAATAAAAACAAGGACAAGAACAAGGACAAGCAGAATAAGGATCAGAACAAAGATCAGAATAAAGACAAGAACAAGAACGATAAAAATAAGAACAATCAGCAGAATCAGAACAATCAGGACAAGATGAGCAAAGATAATGCTGAACAACTCTTGAACGCTGCCATCCAGCAGGAGAAGGATACGAAGCGCAAGATGCAGAAAGCGATGAGTCAGCCTCGCAGAAAGCAATATGAGAAAAACTGGTAA
- a CDS encoding BatD family protein, with the protein MKHIGWYIIIWAMLLGFSLQLKAQHISVSAPTHVAAGENFRVAYTINTRDVEEFRMGGVGEGLEVIAGPYTSSQSSYQMINGHTSSSSSVTITYTLYAAKNGTFGIGASHAIVNGKKLSSHPVKITVSGHAARNNGAPSMHGQDDYNEPRMRTAGSRISGRDLFIKVTANKRRVHEQEPVLLTYKVYTQVDLTQLEGKMPDLKGFHNQEVPLPQQKSFHTETVNGRPYRCVTWSQYVMYPQMTGSLTIPAITFKGIVVQQNRNVDPMEAFFNGGSGYVEVKKDIIAPSVKIQVDPLPQRPADFSGGVGKFNITASIDKKEVKAGEPITIRVVVGGIGNLKLLKQPVITFPKDFDKYDAKVTDKTRLTANGVEGNMIYDFLAVPRNQGNYTIPAVEFTYYDTSANKYKTIKTQPFTLNVEKGDGTSDNETSDFSNKDKDIHALKLGKSKLHDIDDMFYGSFGYWTSLLVPLAAFFALLIVFRRRALENADLVKVRSNKANKIATKRLKKAHLLMLGGKQEEFYDEVLRALWGYVSYKLNMPAEKLSRENIQAMLEKHCVEERTIEKFTTALDECEFERYAPGDPAGNMNRTFESAMTAIMDIENAINATRKQRKKSATGYSFVMMIMVMLGCSVSAGAVTKNNADTEYQKGNYQQAIRDYEEILNNYGVSAEVYYNLGNAYYRTDNITKAVLNYERAHLLSPGDEDISFNLQFARSKTIDKITPESEMFFVTWWKALVNFTSVDCWAKTGIIAIIMALVLVLVYLFGSHIVLRKIGFFGGIFFVAVFLLSNLFAYQQRQMLINRTGAIIIAPSVNVKKTPSKTSADLFLLHEGTRVDITDKAMKGWRGIKVGDGREGWIETKAIEEI; encoded by the coding sequence ATGAAACATATAGGTTGGTATATTATTATATGGGCAATGCTTCTGGGCTTCAGTTTGCAGCTGAAAGCCCAGCATATCAGTGTGTCGGCACCAACACACGTGGCGGCGGGAGAAAACTTCCGTGTGGCCTATACCATCAATACACGTGATGTAGAGGAATTCCGCATGGGCGGAGTAGGAGAAGGACTTGAGGTAATCGCAGGTCCTTATACCTCATCGCAGTCCAGTTATCAGATGATCAATGGCCATACTTCCTCTTCATCATCGGTAACCATTACCTATACGCTCTACGCAGCTAAGAACGGAACCTTTGGCATTGGTGCCTCTCATGCCATCGTAAATGGTAAGAAACTCTCTTCCCATCCGGTAAAGATTACGGTTTCTGGCCATGCTGCACGCAACAACGGCGCTCCTTCCATGCACGGACAGGATGATTATAATGAACCACGCATGCGAACTGCCGGATCAAGAATATCAGGCAGAGACCTCTTCATCAAGGTTACAGCCAACAAGCGACGTGTTCACGAACAGGAACCGGTGCTCCTTACTTATAAGGTTTACACGCAGGTAGACCTTACCCAGTTGGAAGGCAAGATGCCTGACCTGAAGGGATTCCACAACCAGGAAGTTCCGCTGCCTCAGCAGAAGAGTTTCCATACTGAAACCGTAAACGGCCGACCTTACCGATGCGTTACATGGAGCCAGTATGTCATGTATCCGCAGATGACGGGAAGCCTCACCATTCCTGCTATTACCTTCAAGGGAATCGTAGTTCAGCAGAACAGAAACGTTGACCCGATGGAAGCTTTCTTCAATGGCGGTTCTGGCTATGTTGAAGTAAAGAAAGATATTATTGCTCCTAGTGTGAAAATTCAGGTTGATCCATTGCCTCAGCGCCCTGCCGACTTCTCGGGCGGTGTAGGTAAATTCAATATTACTGCTTCCATCGACAAGAAGGAAGTAAAGGCTGGCGAACCAATCACCATTCGTGTCGTGGTAGGAGGAATCGGAAACCTGAAGCTGCTCAAGCAGCCTGTCATCACCTTCCCTAAGGATTTTGACAAGTACGATGCGAAGGTGACAGACAAGACCCGTCTCACAGCCAATGGCGTAGAAGGCAATATGATTTATGACTTCCTGGCTGTGCCTCGTAATCAGGGAAATTATACCATTCCTGCGGTAGAATTCACCTATTATGATACTTCGGCTAACAAGTACAAGACAATCAAGACCCAGCCGTTTACGCTGAACGTAGAGAAGGGCGATGGAACATCAGACAATGAAACATCAGATTTCAGCAACAAGGATAAGGACATTCATGCGCTGAAACTGGGCAAGTCTAAGCTCCATGATATTGACGATATGTTCTACGGAAGCTTCGGCTACTGGACCAGTCTGCTGGTTCCATTGGCAGCCTTCTTTGCCCTGCTCATCGTCTTCCGCCGCCGTGCTCTCGAGAATGCCGACCTTGTAAAGGTCCGTTCCAACAAGGCAAACAAGATAGCAACCAAGCGCCTGAAGAAGGCTCATCTGCTGATGCTCGGTGGCAAGCAGGAAGAATTCTACGATGAAGTGCTCCGTGCTTTGTGGGGCTATGTAAGCTACAAGCTCAACATGCCAGCTGAAAAACTCTCACGTGAAAACATTCAGGCTATGCTCGAAAAACATTGTGTAGAGGAGAGAACTATCGAGAAGTTTACAACTGCGCTTGATGAATGTGAGTTTGAACGCTATGCGCCGGGCGACCCTGCCGGCAATATGAACCGTACATTCGAATCAGCAATGACTGCTATTATGGATATAGAAAATGCTATCAATGCAACGCGTAAGCAGCGCAAGAAGAGTGCAACCGGATACTCATTCGTCATGATGATCATGGTGATGTTGGGCTGCTCTGTTTCTGCAGGCGCTGTAACCAAGAACAATGCTGATACGGAATATCAGAAAGGTAATTATCAGCAGGCCATACGCGACTATGAGGAAATATTGAACAACTATGGTGTTTCTGCCGAAGTTTACTATAACTTGGGCAATGCTTATTACCGTACAGACAATATTACCAAGGCTGTGCTCAATTATGAGCGTGCCCATCTGCTCTCGCCAGGCGATGAAGACATCAGCTTCAACCTGCAGTTTGCACGTAGCAAGACCATCGATAAGATTACTCCGGAAAGCGAGATGTTCTTCGTAACCTGGTGGAAGGCGTTGGTTAACTTTACGAGTGTTGACTGTTGGGCAAAGACTGGCATCATAGCCATCATCATGGCGCTGGTTCTGGTCTTGGTTTATCTCTTCGGTTCGCATATTGTGTTGCGCAAGATTGGTTTCTTCGGTGGAATCTTCTTCGTGGCAGTCTTCCTGCTGAGCAATCTCTTTGCTTACCAGCAGCGGCAGATGCTCATAAACCGTACGGGAGCCATCATCATCGCTCCTTCTGTCAATGTGAAGAAAACTCCATCCAAGACGAGCGCTGACCTCTTCCTGCTGCATGAAGGAACCCGCGTTGACATTACCGATAAGGCGATGAAAGGCTGGCGTGGAATCAAGGTAGGAGACGGCAGAGAAGGCTGGATAGAGACCAAGGCAATTGAGGAAATCTGA
- a CDS encoding phosphatase PAP2 family protein, whose protein sequence is MDFSRIQDFDMQLLHVFNGSENVWLDQMAMALTSGWTWIPLYIVLFVVVIRNNEMMGQIALVVGGAVLCIFLADGLVDGIIKPLAERWRPSSDPMFKYTVQVVDNMRLKSFSFCSAHAANTLSIAIFFSLLIRSKLVTWTLLLWSLVNCWTRLYLGVHYPVDILCGLAIGAVVGVVVYLIYIRMYYRISPKIKYISNQYTSTGYDYDDVDKIMTVVIFTLIMVVFYATCQMAYL, encoded by the coding sequence ATGGATTTTAGTAGGATACAAGATTTTGACATGCAGCTGTTGCATGTGTTTAACGGCAGCGAGAATGTCTGGCTCGATCAGATGGCGATGGCGCTTACGTCGGGCTGGACATGGATTCCGCTTTATATCGTCCTCTTCGTTGTTGTGATAAGAAACAACGAGATGATGGGGCAGATTGCGCTCGTGGTTGGAGGAGCGGTGCTCTGCATCTTTCTGGCTGATGGACTGGTGGATGGAATTATCAAACCGCTGGCTGAAAGATGGCGACCTTCCAGCGACCCGATGTTCAAGTATACGGTTCAGGTGGTTGACAATATGCGCCTCAAGAGTTTCAGCTTCTGTTCGGCTCATGCGGCTAATACGCTTTCTATAGCCATCTTCTTCTCGTTGCTTATCCGCAGCAAACTGGTTACGTGGACCCTGTTATTATGGTCGCTCGTGAACTGTTGGACCCGTCTTTACCTGGGTGTTCATTATCCGGTCGACATTCTTTGCGGTCTGGCTATCGGAGCTGTGGTAGGAGTTGTCGTTTATCTTATCTACATCAGGATGTATTACCGCATCTCCCCAAAGATTAAATATATTTCCAACCAGTATACAAGTACGGGTTACGACTATGATGATGTAGATAAAATCATGACCGTAGTGATATTTACCCTTATCATGGTTGTGTTTTATGCCACCTGTCAGATGGCTTATCTTTAG
- a CDS encoding S-adenosylmethionine:tRNA ribosyltransferase-isomerase, translated as MDTKHIKISDYNYDLPDERIAKFPIAQRDHSKLLVYKHGEVSDDVFHHLPTYLPQGALMIFNNTKVIQARLHFRKETGALIEVFLMEPAEPTDYELMFQTAGHCSWLCMIGNLKKWKEGSLKRDFEIKGHKLTLSATMRRGDALGSEAQEMVAKGGGTNYWVDFDWDNDKVSFAEILEAVGELPIPPYLNRKTEESDKTTYQTVYSKIKGSVAAPTAGLHFTDAVLKDLDAHGIDREEVTLHVGAGTFKPVKSLEIEGHQMHTEYIVVHRRSLEKLIKHECRVIAVGTTSVRTIESLYYMGVHLLKHPEANEEDLHVKQWDPYELSEDGNLVDGITPMQAIQAIIDYLDRNGLEALHSSTQIIIAPGYQYKIVKMLVTNFHQPQSTLLLLVSAFLKGDWKKVYDYALSHDFRFLSYGDSSLLIP; from the coding sequence ATGGATACAAAACACATTAAGATTAGTGATTATAACTATGATTTACCGGATGAGCGCATCGCAAAATTCCCTATTGCCCAGCGCGACCACAGCAAACTGCTGGTCTATAAGCACGGCGAGGTAAGCGATGATGTTTTCCATCATCTTCCCACATATCTCCCTCAAGGAGCCTTGATGATATTCAACAATACCAAGGTGATACAAGCGCGTCTGCACTTCCGCAAGGAAACAGGTGCGCTTATTGAGGTTTTCTTGATGGAGCCTGCAGAACCTACTGATTATGAACTCATGTTCCAGACCGCCGGACATTGTTCCTGGCTCTGCATGATCGGTAATCTGAAGAAATGGAAAGAGGGAAGCCTGAAGCGTGATTTCGAAATCAAGGGCCACAAGCTTACGCTCAGCGCCACTATGCGACGCGGAGATGCGCTAGGCTCTGAAGCGCAGGAAATGGTTGCCAAAGGCGGAGGAACCAACTATTGGGTTGATTTTGATTGGGACAACGACAAGGTTTCTTTCGCTGAGATTCTCGAAGCAGTAGGCGAGTTGCCTATTCCTCCATATCTCAACCGCAAGACAGAGGAGAGCGACAAGACCACCTATCAGACGGTTTATTCTAAAATCAAGGGAAGTGTGGCTGCTCCAACTGCCGGACTTCATTTTACCGATGCTGTTCTCAAGGATCTTGATGCGCATGGAATCGACCGCGAAGAAGTAACCCTGCATGTAGGAGCCGGCACATTCAAACCGGTGAAGAGTCTTGAAATCGAAGGCCATCAGATGCATACGGAATACATTGTTGTTCATCGTCGCAGTCTGGAAAAACTCATCAAGCACGAGTGCCGGGTCATTGCCGTAGGAACAACCAGCGTTCGTACCATCGAGAGTCTCTATTACATGGGCGTTCATCTGCTGAAGCATCCTGAGGCAAATGAAGAAGATCTGCACGTAAAACAGTGGGATCCTTACGAGCTTTCTGAAGATGGCAATCTGGTAGATGGAATCACTCCGATGCAGGCTATCCAGGCAATCATTGATTATCTGGACCGCAACGGCTTGGAGGCTCTCCATTCCAGCACGCAGATTATCATTGCTCCTGGCTATCAGTATAAGATTGTGAAGATGCTGGTCACCAATTTCCATCAGCCTCAGAGCACACTCCTGCTTCTGGTGAGTGCTTTCCTCAAGGGCGACTGGAAGAAGGTTTACGATTATGCTCTTTCGCATGATTTCCGTTTCCTGAGTTATGGAGATTCATCCCTGCTCATTCCGTAA
- a CDS encoding ABC-F family ATP-binding cassette domain-containing protein gives MISVEGLKVEFGVKPLFHDVSFVINDRDRIALVGKNGAGKSTMLKILCGLQKPTDGVVAIPNETTIGYLPQVMKLQDDTTVKEETRKAFAHNTEMKARLDKMQQEMADRTDYESESYAQLVEKFTQEHERYMMMGGENYEAEIERTLSGLGFTRDDFERPTKEFSGGWRMRIELAKILLQKPDVLLLDEPTNHLDIESIQWLEQFLAQSAKAVVLVSHDRAFINNVTNRTLEITCGRVEDYKVKYDEYVVLRAERREQQLRAYENQQKEIADIKDFIERFRYKPTKAVQVQSRIKQLEKIVSIEVDEVDNKQMHLKFPPCLRSGDYPIICDEVRKDYGAHTVFDHVTFTIKRGEKVAFVGKNGEGKSTLVKCIMGEIPFTGTLKIGHNVQIGYFAQNQAQLLDENLTIFQTIDNVATGEMRLKVNDLLGAFMFGGETSEKFVKVLSGGERSRLAMIKLLLEPVNLLILDEPTNHLDMQSKDVLKEAIKAFDGTAIIVSHDREFLDGLVDKVYEFGGGKVREHLGGIYDYLRAHNAENINQALANQSMASAGSPSANTSGSSVASGSTADSLASATSGKQSYAEHKEQQKKIRKAEKAVKECEAKIEKLEARKKEIDELLMKPENATNMELVTEYTELMKGLDEENERWMLLSEELEEVSK, from the coding sequence ATGATTTCAGTAGAAGGACTGAAAGTAGAGTTTGGCGTCAAGCCTCTCTTTCATGATGTAAGTTTCGTCATCAACGATCGCGACCGCATTGCCCTGGTGGGTAAGAATGGTGCAGGAAAATCTACGATGCTCAAGATTCTCTGCGGTTTGCAGAAACCTACTGACGGCGTTGTGGCTATTCCTAACGAAACCACTATCGGCTATCTGCCACAGGTGATGAAACTGCAGGACGATACGACCGTGAAAGAGGAAACCCGCAAGGCTTTCGCCCATAATACCGAGATGAAGGCGCGTCTGGACAAGATGCAGCAGGAAATGGCCGACCGCACCGACTATGAGAGCGAAAGCTATGCCCAGCTCGTAGAGAAGTTTACCCAGGAACATGAACGCTACATGATGATGGGTGGCGAAAACTATGAGGCTGAGATAGAGCGCACCTTGAGCGGTCTTGGCTTTACGCGCGATGATTTCGAGCGCCCTACCAAGGAGTTTTCCGGCGGTTGGCGAATGCGTATCGAACTTGCCAAGATTCTGTTGCAGAAGCCTGATGTACTGCTCCTCGATGAGCCTACCAACCACCTTGATATTGAAAGTATCCAGTGGTTGGAGCAGTTCCTGGCGCAGAGTGCCAAGGCTGTGGTTCTGGTGAGCCACGACCGTGCTTTCATCAACAATGTAACTAACCGTACTCTCGAAATTACTTGCGGAAGGGTAGAAGACTATAAGGTGAAATACGATGAGTATGTGGTGTTGCGTGCCGAACGCCGCGAGCAGCAGCTCCGTGCTTACGAAAACCAGCAGAAGGAGATTGCCGACATCAAGGATTTCATCGAGCGATTCCGCTACAAGCCTACCAAGGCGGTTCAGGTGCAGAGCAGAATCAAGCAGCTTGAGAAAATCGTGTCTATCGAGGTGGATGAGGTTGACAACAAGCAGATGCACCTCAAATTCCCTCCTTGTCTCAGAAGTGGCGATTATCCTATCATCTGTGATGAGGTGCGCAAGGATTACGGCGCACACACCGTCTTCGACCATGTTACCTTTACCATCAAGCGTGGCGAGAAGGTGGCTTTCGTGGGTAAGAACGGCGAAGGTAAGTCTACCCTGGTAAAATGTATCATGGGTGAGATTCCTTTCACCGGAACTCTCAAGATTGGTCATAATGTGCAGATCGGTTATTTCGCCCAGAATCAGGCGCAGCTCTTGGATGAGAATCTTACCATCTTCCAGACTATCGACAATGTGGCAACAGGCGAAATGCGTCTGAAGGTGAACGATCTCCTGGGCGCCTTCATGTTTGGCGGCGAGACTTCTGAGAAGTTTGTCAAGGTTCTGAGTGGAGGAGAACGCAGCCGACTGGCTATGATCAAGCTCCTGCTCGAACCGGTGAATCTCCTCATTCTCGATGAGCCTACCAACCATCTCGACATGCAGTCGAAGGATGTGCTGAAAGAAGCCATCAAGGCTTTCGATGGAACAGCCATCATCGTGAGCCACGACCGTGAATTCCTCGATGGTCTGGTAGATAAGGTCTATGAGTTTGGCGGCGGCAAGGTTCGTGAGCATCTCGGTGGTATTTACGATTATCTCCGTGCCCATAATGCCGAGAACATCAATCAGGCTCTTGCCAACCAGAGCATGGCTTCTGCCGGTTCGCCTTCTGCCAATACTTCCGGCTCTTCTGTCGCATCAGGTTCTACAGCCGACAGTCTTGCCTCTGCCACATCCGGCAAGCAGAGCTACGCTGAACATAAGGAACAGCAGAAGAAGATCCGCAAGGCTGAGAAAGCCGTGAAGGAATGTGAGGCGAAGATTGAGAAACTGGAAGCGAGAAAGAAGGAGATTGATGAACTCCTGATGAAACCGGAAAATGCAACCAACATGGAACTCGTTACTGAATACACCGAACTCATGAAGGGTCTCGATGAGGAGAACGAGCGCTGGATGCTCCTTTCGGAAGAATTGGAAGAAGTTTCGAAATAA
- a CDS encoding M13 family metallopeptidase, giving the protein MKMKMILPMMLIAALPLGTDAQNKSGLVMSNLDKTVKPADSFYQFATGGWQKNNPLPAAYSRYGSFDQLAENNNKRINTILSELQKKTYKTGTIEQKLSDFYKLSMDVDSRNKAGIAPVKPLMDEIEAAKTKDELQKLQVKYAWMGLGLSYGAGFAADEKNVTMNIYNLMQGGLTLGAKDYYLNNDAATVAIREAYKTYLSKMFQLYGFSADEAAKKASAVFLHETTLATFSKSRTELRDPQANYNKMTLAEFKENYPNIPLEALANAEGIKSEYLKEMIVGQPAFFAGYDKVAAAECAGTLKALMEWDIISSSASYLSDEIREARFEFFGKTMSGRKEDYPLWKRATAQVEAQLGEALGRIYCKRYFPESSKKMMETLVKNLQISLGQRIDAQTWMSEATKKAAHNKLDKFYVKIGYPNKWTDFSKLSIDPSKSYYENVLACRKFANDKEIAEKAGKPVDKDEWFMTPQTVNAYYNPTTNEICFPAGILQYPFFDPKADAAFNYGAIGVVIGHEMTHGFDDQGRQYDASGNLKDWWTAADAEGFNKRADMYADFFSNIKVLPDLNANGRFTLGENLADHGGLMVSYNAFKNATAKKPLKNKDGFTPDQRFFLAYAGVWGQNITDKEIRNRVKDDPHSLGKWRVDGALPHIDAWYEAFGVKQGDKLFIPKNQRLELW; this is encoded by the coding sequence ATGAAAATGAAGATGATCTTACCGATGATGCTGATCGCAGCTCTGCCGTTAGGCACTGATGCTCAGAACAAATCGGGTCTTGTCATGAGCAATCTCGACAAGACAGTGAAGCCAGCAGACAGTTTCTATCAGTTTGCTACAGGTGGATGGCAGAAGAACAATCCTCTTCCTGCCGCTTACAGCCGTTATGGTAGTTTTGACCAGCTGGCTGAGAACAACAACAAACGCATCAACACCATTCTTTCTGAACTCCAGAAGAAGACTTACAAGACTGGAACCATTGAGCAGAAATTGTCTGATTTCTACAAACTCTCTATGGATGTTGACAGCCGCAACAAGGCTGGAATCGCTCCAGTAAAGCCTCTTATGGATGAGATTGAAGCTGCCAAGACCAAGGACGAGCTTCAGAAGCTTCAGGTTAAGTATGCATGGATGGGTCTCGGTTTGAGCTATGGCGCAGGTTTCGCTGCCGATGAGAAGAACGTAACCATGAACATCTACAACCTGATGCAGGGCGGTCTTACTCTCGGTGCCAAGGATTATTACCTCAACAACGATGCTGCAACTGTAGCTATCCGTGAGGCTTATAAGACTTACCTCAGCAAGATGTTCCAGCTCTATGGTTTCTCTGCTGATGAAGCTGCCAAGAAGGCTTCTGCCGTATTCCTTCACGAAACAACGCTCGCTACTTTCTCTAAGAGCCGTACCGAACTTCGTGATCCTCAGGCAAACTACAACAAGATGACCTTGGCAGAATTCAAGGAGAATTATCCTAACATTCCTCTTGAGGCACTTGCCAACGCCGAGGGAATCAAGAGCGAATATCTCAAGGAGATGATCGTAGGTCAGCCTGCTTTCTTCGCCGGTTATGACAAGGTGGCTGCTGCAGAATGTGCAGGCACATTGAAGGCTTTGATGGAGTGGGACATCATCAGTAGTTCTGCTTCTTACCTCAGCGATGAGATTCGCGAAGCCCGTTTTGAATTCTTTGGCAAGACTATGAGTGGCCGTAAGGAGGATTATCCTCTGTGGAAGCGTGCTACTGCTCAGGTAGAGGCTCAGTTGGGCGAGGCGCTCGGTCGCATCTACTGCAAGCGCTATTTCCCAGAAAGCTCTAAGAAGATGATGGAGACTCTCGTGAAGAATCTTCAGATCAGCCTCGGTCAGCGTATCGATGCTCAGACCTGGATGAGCGAGGCTACAAAGAAAGCTGCTCACAACAAGCTCGACAAGTTCTATGTAAAGATTGGTTATCCTAACAAGTGGACAGATTTCAGCAAGCTCAGCATCGACCCATCTAAGAGCTATTATGAGAACGTGTTGGCTTGCCGCAAGTTTGCCAACGATAAGGAGATTGCAGAGAAGGCAGGAAAGCCAGTAGATAAGGATGAGTGGTTCATGACTCCTCAGACCGTGAATGCTTACTACAATCCTACTACCAATGAGATCTGCTTCCCAGCCGGTATTCTCCAGTATCCTTTCTTCGATCCTAAGGCTGATGCAGCATTCAACTATGGTGCTATCGGCGTAGTAATCGGCCATGAGATGACTCACGGATTCGATGATCAGGGTCGTCAGTATGATGCTAGCGGTAATCTGAAGGACTGGTGGACTGCAGCTGATGCAGAAGGTTTCAACAAGCGTGCTGATATGTATGCTGATTTCTTCAGCAACATCAAGGTGTTGCCTGATCTGAATGCCAACGGTCGTTTCACCCTCGGCGAGAACCTTGCCGACCATGGTGGTTTGATGGTTTCATACAATGCCTTCAAGAATGCTACAGCCAAGAAGCCATTGAAGAACAAGGATGGTTTTACTCCTGACCAGCGTTTCTTCCTCGCCTATGCAGGTGTTTGGGGACAGAACATTACTGATAAGGAAATCCGCAACCGCGTAAAGGATGATCCTCATTCTCTCGGCAAGTGGCGTGTTGATGGTGCGCTTCCTCACATCGATGCATGGTATGAGGCATTTGGTGTAAAGCAGGGCGATAAGCTGTTCATTCCTAAGAACCAGCGCCTGGAGCTTTGGTAA